In the Sarcophilus harrisii chromosome 3, mSarHar1.11, whole genome shotgun sequence genome, one interval contains:
- the LOC100926212 gene encoding LOW QUALITY PROTEIN: olfactory receptor 149-like (The sequence of the model RefSeq protein was modified relative to this genomic sequence to represent the inferred CDS: inserted 2 bases in 1 codon) — translation MKNYTMVTEFILLGIPHTEGMEIQLFIVFIXFYFCTLLGNLMILLAIISSSRLHTPMYFFLCKLSILDIFFPSVNSPKMLSYLSGKSHAISYGGCICQLFFYHFVGCTECFLCTVMAYDRFVAICFPLRYTVIMSPKVCVILGLGSSFFGFIQATFLTVLTFQLPYCGPNKVDYYFCDIPVMLKLACADTSALELVGFISVGLMPLSCFLLILTSYSRIVYSILKICTAEGRYRAFSTCSAHLTAILLLYIPVVLIYLQPTPNPWLNATVQILNNLVTPMLNPLIFSLRNKEVKASLKKLLQQFGFLSEK, via the exons ATGAAGAATTATACAATGGTGACTGAGTTTATTCTCTTGGGAATCCCTCACACTGAGGGAATGGAGATtcaactttttattgttttcat tttctatttctGCACCCTGCTGGGGAACCTGATGATTTTATTGGCCATTATCTCTTCATCTCGCCTTCATACACCTATGTATTTCTTTCTGTGTAAGTTATCtattttggacatttttttcccttcagtgaaTTCACCCAAAATGCTGTCCTATCTGTCTGGAAAAAGTCATGCAATCTCATATGGAGGTTGTATATGTCAactctttttctatcattttgttGGCTGCACTGAATGTTTTTTGTGTACTGTGATGGCCTATGACCGCTTTGTTGCCATCTGTTTCCCTCTACGGTATACAGTCATCATGAGCCCTAAGGTGTGTGTCATATTAGGCCTCGGGTCTTCATTTTTTGGCTTCATTCAGGCCACTTTCCTCACTGTCCTTACCTTCCAATTGCCCTACTGTGGACCCAATAAGGTGGACTATTATTTCTGTGATATCCCAGTGATGCTGAAATTAGCTTGTGCAGATACCTCAGCCCTGGAGTTGGTGGGTTTTATCAGTGTGGGACTTATGCCTCTTAGCTGCTTCCTCCTCATTCTTACTTCATATAGCCGCATTGTTTACTCCATCTTGAAGATCTGCACAGCAGAGGGACGGTATAGAGCCTTCTCCACTTGCAGTGCTCACCTTACAGCCATTCTTCTTTTGTACATACCTGTGGTCCTCATTTACTTACAACCTACCCCCAATCCTTGGCTGAATGCCACTGTTCAGATCCTGAATAATCTGGTAACTCCTATGCTGAACCCCTTGATCTTCAGCCTGAGGAACAAGGAAGTAAAAGCATCCTTAAAGAAGTTGCTGCAGCAGTTTGGATTCCTTTCTGagaagtga
- the LOC100925950 gene encoding olfactory receptor 149-like, whose product MEMKNHTVVTEFILLGIPHTEGMEIELFFVFLSFYFFTLLGNLTILLAIISSSRLHTPMYFFLCKLSIFDIFFPSVSSPKMLFFLSGYSHAISYGGCVCQLFFYHFLGCTECFLYTVMAYDRFVAICYPLRYTVIMSHKVCAILAMGTSFFGCIQATFLTALTFQLPYCGPNKVEYFFCDIPVMLKLACADTSALEMVGFISVGLMPFSCFLLILTSYSRIVCSILRIRSAEGRRRAFSTCSAHLTAILLFYMPVVLIYLQPTPNPWLNATVQILNNLVTPMLNPLIYSLRNKEVKSSLRKVLHQVGFLPEQ is encoded by the coding sequence ATGGAGATGAAGAATCATACAGTGGTAACTGAATTCATCCTTCTAGGAATCCCACACACAGAAGGAATGGAGATtgaacttttctttgtattcttatctttctatttctttacctTGCTAGGGAACTTGACCATTCTCTTGGCTATTATTTCCTCCTCTCGTCTTCACACTCCCATGTACTTCTTTCTGTGCAAGTTGTCAATTTTTGACATATTTTTCCCTTCAGTGAGTTCTCCTAAAatgctcttctttctttctggatatagCCATGCCATTTCTTATGGAGGCTGTGTATGCCAActctttttctatcatttccttGGTTGTACTGAGTGTTTCCTATACACTGTGATGGCCTATGACCGCTTTGTTGCCATCTGTTACCCTCTGCGGTATACAGTCATTATGAGCCATAAGGTATGTGCCATCTTGGCCATGGGGACCTCATTTTTTGGCTGTATTCAGGCCACTTTCCTCACTGCTCTCACCTTCCAGTTGCCCTACTGTGGACCCAATAAAGTGGAATATTTCTTCTGTGATATCCCAGTGATGTTGAAATTAGCCTGTGCAGATACCTCAGCCCTCGAGATGGTAGGTTTCATAAGTGTGGGTCTTATGCCTTTCAGTTGTTTCCTCCTCATCCTTACTTCTTATAGTCGCATTGTGTGCTCCATTTTGAGAATACGTTCAGCAGAGGGTCGACGTAGAGCCTTCTCCACTTGCAGTGCTCACTTAACAGCCATCCTTCTATTTTATATGCCTGTAGTTCTCATTTACCTACAGCCTACCCCCAATCCTTGGTTGAATGCTACTGTTCAGATCCTGAATAATTTAGTCACCCCCATGTTGAACCCTTTGATCTATAGTTTGAGGAATAAGGAGGTAAAATCATCCTTAAGGAAGGTGCTTCATCAGGTTGGGTTCCTTCCGGAGCAATGA